ATGGAATTTTTGTAGGTGGAGTTACGGTAAATATAGATGCATATAAATTAGAAAAGGTAAAAAGCATCATTAAAAATATACAATCATTTGTGATAACTACAATGAAAGAAGATGTAGAAATTATTTCTAAGTATTATCCTGATTATTTTAAGAAGGGAATATCTTATCCATATTTCATGAGCTATGGTGTTTTTAATAAATATGAAGATCCAGAAATTACTTATGTTAAACCAGGAGTAATGAAAGATAATGTTAAATATCCTTTAGAACCAGATGAAATTACAGAACAAATTCATTATTCATGGTATAAGAAAGATGAAAATTTAGAGGAAGTGGATTTATCTAAATTAGATGCATACACTTTTATAAAAGCTCCTCGATATTTAGGTCTGCCTATGGAGGTTGGTCCATTAGCACGGTTAATCATCAGTGGAGAATACACAAATGGACATTCATGTATGGATAGAAATATTGCAAGGGTTTTAGAAACAGGAAAGATATTAGCAATAATGAAGAAGCTTGCTGAAAGGGTAGAGCTGAAACCAAATAATCAAAAGATTTATGATATTCCAGAAAAGGCTTATGGTATAGGTCTCACAGATACTACTAGAGGTGCCCTTGGACATTGGATTGCAATTGAAAATAAGGTTATTAATCATTACAATATCATAACGCCTACTGTATGGAATTTATCACCTAAAGATCCATCAAATCTTCCTGGAACCATAGAAAGAGCTTTGATTAGAACTAAATTAAATAATATTAAAGAACCTATAGAAATTGGACGGATTGTAAGATCATTTGATCCTTGTGTATCTTGTGCAACTCATTTAATTGGAGATACAGGAGATACAGAAATAATAGAGGTTTTAGTTTGAAAAGCATACTTATGTGATAACTCGCCGAAAGAAGGAATGGTATATATTTCGAAGTATAAATTAAACTTATAATTGGTGTATCTATAGAAAGTGGAGAAATAGATATTATGATAAATAGAAAGTCTAATATTAAAGTTATAGCTATGGGAAATGTTTTAATGAAAGATGATGCTATTGGCATTGAAGTTGGAAAAGAAATAGAAGAAAGACT
The DNA window shown above is from Clostridium beijerinckii and carries:
- a CDS encoding Ni/Fe hydrogenase; this translates as MSKTITIDPVTRISGFLEIKAKVKKNTIVEANASGLLFRGFEKMLKGRSPLDAVYFTERICGICSTAHAMASTLALEDALKITVSLNDNYIRDIMHGFEFVQNHLRHFYLLSIPSYVKISSVNLLESEQYSDYRLPEKINKKIEEHYVKSIELSRLAHEGLAILGGKAPHSHGIFVGGVTVNIDAYKLEKVKSIIKNIQSFVITTMKEDVEIISKYYPDYFKKGISYPYFMSYGVFNKYEDPEITYVKPGVMKDNVKYPLEPDEITEQIHYSWYKKDENLEEVDLSKLDAYTFIKAPRYLGLPMEVGPLARLIISGEYTNGHSCMDRNIARVLETGKILAIMKKLAERVELKPNNQKIYDIPEKAYGIGLTDTTRGALGHWIAIENKVINHYNIITPTVWNLSPKDPSNLPGTIERALIRTKLNNIKEPIEIGRIVRSFDPCVSCATHLIGDTGDTEIIEVLV